Proteins co-encoded in one Aestuariirhabdus haliotis genomic window:
- a CDS encoding M48 family metallopeptidase, which yields MDFFKAQDDARRKSLWLILMMGAAVLALVLIAFLMMAGLLWYSQQATHLTYPFTFYLTPKLFFGCLVSIGGIVLLGSLIKLFRLSKGAGALMQSMGGRSVAETPATLREQVLRNLVEETAIASGTPVPDVYILDDEPAINAFAVGLSLDDAALGFTRGCVERLDRDELEGVVAHEFSHLVHGDSRLNLRLMGVLYGITMISSLGMNVLRGQRYSSNSKGSGAVSLVGIGLLVIGYSGVFFASLIRSGVSRQREFLADASAVQYTRNTRGLAGALKRIGGYPSGSELATPMAADVGHMMFSRAVSSWVGGLFATHPPLPQRILRLEPQWRGDFLEGVGEVSAFDTRSVSAAVPSAVSGLADIDSISAERISLEQVGNAGQAERSSARNLLQGIEPELQLHAHQPNGALAIVSGLLLSTDGEVRQKQLSVLKNQWSEPRFSRICSLAKPLDALPSLQRLTLLNLCLPILKRQPSDLRSQLIHCVQQLVAADGKLSHFEWALQALVQHQLRVKSLPKGAKQLQPQLRNLRLLFSWLAFAGRLPVKESAASCSLAYRIVGVKDAGLIPPERLKPAAVTSALFALVALQPQAKKRFLEACKGIVVADNRVLVTELQVLRTIAEVLGCPLPMLAAIGKNDS from the coding sequence GTGGATTTTTTTAAGGCGCAGGACGATGCGCGACGCAAAAGCCTATGGTTGATCCTGATGATGGGCGCTGCGGTGCTGGCCCTGGTGTTGATTGCCTTTTTGATGATGGCTGGCTTGCTCTGGTATTCCCAGCAGGCGACGCATCTGACATATCCGTTCACCTTTTATCTGACACCCAAGCTATTTTTCGGCTGTTTAGTCAGTATCGGCGGTATTGTTCTACTGGGCTCATTGATCAAACTGTTCCGGCTCAGTAAAGGGGCCGGAGCCTTGATGCAGTCGATGGGAGGGCGTTCCGTGGCAGAGACACCGGCTACTCTGCGCGAGCAAGTGTTGCGTAACCTTGTTGAGGAGACGGCGATCGCCAGTGGTACACCGGTACCCGATGTTTATATTCTTGATGATGAACCGGCTATCAATGCGTTTGCCGTTGGTTTATCGCTGGATGATGCTGCCTTGGGTTTTACCCGAGGCTGTGTTGAACGTCTGGATCGAGATGAGCTCGAGGGTGTGGTGGCCCATGAATTCAGCCATTTGGTGCACGGCGACAGTCGTCTTAATCTGAGGCTGATGGGGGTGTTGTACGGTATCACCATGATCTCCAGTCTTGGCATGAATGTCTTGCGTGGGCAACGTTATAGCTCCAACAGCAAGGGTTCTGGAGCTGTGTCGCTGGTCGGAATTGGACTGTTGGTGATTGGTTATAGCGGTGTGTTTTTTGCCAGTCTGATCCGCTCCGGCGTGTCTCGCCAGCGCGAGTTTTTAGCGGATGCCAGTGCTGTTCAGTACACACGCAATACCCGTGGCCTGGCCGGTGCCTTGAAGCGTATCGGTGGATACCCGTCAGGCTCCGAGTTAGCAACACCGATGGCGGCCGATGTGGGGCATATGATGTTCTCCAGGGCGGTTAGTAGCTGGGTAGGTGGTCTGTTTGCCACCCATCCTCCCTTGCCGCAACGGATATTGCGCCTTGAACCGCAATGGCGAGGTGATTTCCTGGAAGGGGTGGGCGAGGTGAGCGCATTCGACACCCGGTCGGTCTCGGCGGCTGTACCCTCCGCGGTAAGCGGTTTGGCTGATATTGATAGCATCTCCGCCGAACGTATTTCATTGGAGCAGGTGGGTAATGCTGGACAGGCCGAGCGGAGTAGCGCTCGGAATTTGCTGCAGGGTATTGAACCAGAGTTACAGCTTCATGCTCATCAGCCGAACGGAGCTTTGGCGATCGTCTCAGGTTTGCTGTTAAGCACCGATGGTGAGGTGCGCCAGAAACAGTTGTCCGTGCTCAAAAACCAATGGTCAGAGCCGCGTTTTTCAAGGATATGCTCGCTGGCTAAACCGCTGGATGCGTTGCCATCACTGCAGCGTCTGACACTGCTGAACCTTTGCCTGCCAATACTCAAGCGCCAACCATCTGATCTGCGCAGCCAGCTGATTCATTGTGTACAACAGTTGGTGGCAGCCGACGGAAAGTTATCCCATTTTGAGTGGGCTTTACAGGCATTGGTGCAGCATCAACTGCGAGTGAAATCGTTGCCCAAAGGTGCGAAACAGTTACAACCCCAGCTGCGTAATCTGAGGCTACTGTTTTCCTGGCTCGCTTTTGCCGGGCGTTTGCCGGTGAAAGAGTCTGCCGCCAGTTGTTCGTTGGCCTATCGTATCGTTGGAGTGAAGGATGCAGGATTGATTCCTCCAGAGCGTTTGAAACCTGCAGCGGTAACCTCGGCGCTTTTTGCTTTGGTTGCTCTTCAGCCTCAGGCAAAAAAACGCTTTCTGGAAGCTTGCAAAGGCATTGTGGTCGCCGATAATCGGGTGTTAGTGACGGAGTTGCAGGTACTGCGTACGATTGCTGAGGTGCTGGGTTGCCCGTTACCGATGTTAGCTGCGATCGGGAAGAACGACTCCTGA
- a CDS encoding tRNA/rRNA methyltransferase, whose protein sequence is MQIIFILVEPVLAENVGAAARALKTMGFDQLRLVNSQRHREDKARWVAHGSGDILQQAQSFPDLKNAINDLDLVIGTTAKKRHQRNYIYPPQELKPFITNKSDNIRVGILFGREDQGLANDEISSCDLLTSIPLAASYPSLNLGQAVMLYAWELSQLNPREAINQQDTEEKSQLRALQQKLKRLLVSIDINDTSKEALWIEERLGVLAERDIHLMHTLVNSVQRSLSNKQPTQSDNDETEAP, encoded by the coding sequence ATGCAAATCATTTTTATTCTGGTGGAACCGGTGCTGGCCGAAAATGTTGGCGCAGCCGCCAGGGCCCTGAAAACCATGGGGTTTGACCAGTTGCGCCTGGTCAACAGCCAACGACACAGGGAAGACAAAGCCCGCTGGGTTGCCCATGGCTCTGGAGACATTCTGCAACAGGCACAGAGTTTCCCTGATCTGAAAAACGCTATCAACGACCTTGATCTGGTGATTGGGACAACCGCGAAAAAACGCCACCAACGTAACTATATTTATCCGCCCCAGGAGCTGAAACCCTTTATCACCAATAAATCTGACAATATTCGGGTGGGCATTCTGTTCGGACGAGAGGATCAGGGACTGGCAAACGATGAAATTTCAAGCTGTGACCTGTTAACCAGTATCCCCCTTGCCGCCAGCTACCCTTCACTCAATCTTGGTCAGGCCGTGATGTTATACGCCTGGGAACTGAGTCAGTTAAATCCGCGCGAGGCGATTAATCAGCAAGACACTGAAGAAAAGTCACAGCTGCGCGCTCTGCAGCAAAAGCTGAAAAGATTATTAGTTTCCATTGATATTAATGACACCTCGAAAGAAGCGCTTTGGATAGAAGAGCGACTTGGGGTTTTAGCCGAGCGCGACATTCACCTTATGCATACCCTGGTCAATAGCGTACAGCGCTCCCTATCCAATAAACAACCTACTCAATCTGATAATGACGAGACAGAAGCGCCTTAA
- a CDS encoding nucleotidyltransferase domain-containing protein — translation MNTLLLDVLRAPSTMGALNEAQWDGLLRSAREAELTGRLQVLISTHSESLELPDFARLQLDSVAVQMQAQQRALSHEVECLERVLYPESIPHLYLKGAAYQLAGCTNAAGRLFSDLDLLVPESRIEETEQLLRDHGWVSTHTTTYDQQYYRRWMHELPPMVHVKRRTVLDLHHNILPRTAAHVPDASRLFEQATTLASGHCILSPVDRLLHSTSHLFHEGEVKQGLRGLVDVDLLYRELDKSQRENVFDRAGELHLLRPLFYGLHYGQRYLGTPLDSKAMEQLEAIAPPEWARKFMDWTYFRVFCLAAEHPVRWDERLAEWLVYLRGHHLRMPFYRLIPHLVVKGIKPLRK, via the coding sequence TTGAATACCCTATTGTTGGATGTCTTGCGCGCGCCTTCGACAATGGGTGCTTTGAATGAAGCGCAGTGGGATGGGTTGTTGCGTAGTGCCCGTGAGGCTGAGCTTACCGGACGCCTTCAGGTCTTGATATCAACTCATTCTGAGTCATTGGAGTTACCCGATTTTGCAAGACTCCAGCTCGACAGCGTTGCAGTACAAATGCAAGCGCAACAACGTGCCCTGAGCCACGAAGTGGAGTGCCTCGAAAGGGTTTTATACCCGGAATCAATTCCACACCTCTACCTTAAAGGGGCTGCCTATCAGTTGGCAGGTTGTACGAATGCTGCCGGACGTTTGTTTTCAGATCTGGATCTTCTGGTGCCCGAATCTCGTATTGAAGAAACCGAACAGCTACTGCGAGATCATGGCTGGGTCTCAACTCATACAACGACGTATGACCAACAGTATTATCGCCGTTGGATGCATGAATTACCTCCCATGGTGCATGTGAAAAGAAGAACGGTGCTGGATTTGCATCATAATATCTTGCCTCGCACGGCGGCGCATGTTCCCGATGCTTCGAGGTTATTTGAACAGGCTACGACATTGGCCAGCGGACATTGTATTTTGAGTCCGGTTGACCGCTTGCTGCATAGTACCAGTCATCTGTTTCATGAGGGTGAAGTCAAACAGGGGCTTCGTGGTTTAGTCGATGTTGACCTGCTATACCGTGAATTGGACAAGTCGCAAAGGGAAAATGTGTTTGATCGGGCAGGGGAGCTACATCTGTTGCGACCGCTGTTTTATGGTCTGCACTATGGCCAGCGTTATCTCGGGACGCCTCTGGATTCCAAAGCCATGGAACAGCTCGAGGCTATTGCCCCTCCTGAATGGGCACGCAAGTTCATGGATTGGACTTATTTCAGGGTATTTTGTCTTGCTGCCGAGCACCCTGTTCGGTGGGATGAGCGTTTGGCGGAATGGTTGGTATATCTTAGAGGGCACCATTTGCGCATGCCATTTTATCGGCTGATTCCGCATCTGGTGGTAAAAGGCATTAAACCCCTGCGCAAATGA
- a CDS encoding LemA family protein, translating into MDIGFMVFLAVVGALILYVVSIFNGLVSRKNRYENAFGQISVQLKRRHDLIPNLVNTAKGYLKHESETLEKVIKARDSAANLLQAMGGKVDGKAVKQLAGAESALLGALQGLNVTMEQYPDLKADQTMLRLMEELQSTENRVAKARQFYNDAVTGYNIFRASFPQVVFAGAFGHPLDATLLEFDDAEQIKQAPSVSF; encoded by the coding sequence ATGGATATTGGTTTTATGGTTTTTCTGGCCGTCGTAGGGGCGCTGATTCTCTATGTGGTTAGCATCTTTAATGGTTTGGTAAGCCGAAAGAATCGTTATGAGAACGCCTTTGGCCAGATTTCAGTGCAACTCAAGCGCCGACATGACCTGATTCCCAACCTGGTCAATACGGCCAAGGGTTACCTTAAACACGAAAGTGAAACTCTGGAAAAAGTTATTAAGGCCAGAGACAGCGCAGCAAACTTGCTCCAGGCGATGGGCGGAAAAGTTGATGGCAAGGCGGTTAAGCAGCTAGCCGGAGCGGAAAGTGCGCTACTGGGAGCGTTGCAGGGGCTGAATGTCACCATGGAGCAGTACCCCGATCTTAAAGCTGACCAGACGATGCTTCGCTTGATGGAAGAGTTGCAAAGCACCGAAAATCGAGTCGCCAAGGCTCGCCAGTTTTACAATGATGCCGTTACCGGATACAACATTTTCCGCGCCAGCTTTCCGCAGGTTGTGTTTGCCGGAGCCTTTGGTCACCCTCTGGATGCGACTTTGCTGGAATTCGATGACGCTGAGCAGATCAAGCAAGCTCCCAGCGTGTCGTTTTGA
- a CDS encoding alpha/beta hydrolase family protein: MSNLTELTITTADGVGNRLTLYRNPENVKAPIILCMPAMGVRADYYQALAQALCDSGLNAATADLRGIGASSVRASRRVNFGYGEMLQQEWPAMLNSLREIFPENPVYLLGHSLGGQLNTLFLADNADQVDGMILIAACNIHFKGFHRPLRTLLATQFLFLVSQVMGYLPGKQLGFGGREARQLIKEWAHCARTGHYKLKSHDDTLEEKLAEVRLPVMAISFEEDWMAPRQAVIKLYDKLATADITHQHLDGKALGIERLNHFNWAKEPAHLVQRIRAWLEHQSGVVLPDRS, encoded by the coding sequence ATGAGCAACCTGACCGAACTTACCATCACAACGGCAGACGGTGTTGGAAATAGACTGACTCTCTACCGCAACCCGGAGAATGTCAAAGCACCGATCATTCTTTGCATGCCAGCAATGGGGGTGCGTGCGGATTATTATCAGGCTCTGGCACAAGCCCTTTGCGATAGCGGTTTAAACGCGGCAACCGCCGACTTGCGAGGTATTGGCGCCAGTTCGGTAAGGGCTTCCCGCAGAGTTAATTTTGGCTATGGCGAGATGCTACAACAGGAATGGCCGGCAATGCTAAACAGCCTGCGAGAGATATTTCCTGAAAACCCTGTTTATCTACTAGGGCACAGCCTGGGGGGACAGCTCAACACACTGTTCTTGGCCGACAATGCTGACCAAGTCGACGGTATGATCTTGATAGCAGCCTGCAATATTCACTTCAAAGGCTTTCACCGCCCCCTACGCACACTACTGGCGACCCAATTTCTGTTTCTTGTTAGTCAGGTCATGGGCTATTTACCCGGCAAACAGCTCGGCTTTGGTGGCCGCGAGGCAAGACAGCTGATTAAGGAATGGGCCCATTGTGCCCGTACGGGGCACTATAAACTGAAGTCCCATGACGACACATTGGAAGAAAAACTTGCCGAGGTAAGGTTACCGGTGATGGCCATATCCTTCGAAGAGGACTGGATGGCGCCCAGGCAAGCGGTTATAAAGCTCTATGACAAGCTCGCGACCGCGGACATCACCCACCAGCACTTGGATGGCAAAGCGTTAGGCATCGAACGCCTCAACCATTTTAACTGGGCCAAGGAGCCGGCTCACTTGGTGCAACGCATTCGGGCCTGGCTGGAGCATCAATCAGGAGTCGTTCTTCCCGATCGCAGCTAA
- a CDS encoding sulfurtransferase, which yields MVTYRKGLIEAYDLQKLLSDPQLVLFDCRARLGDDDYGLCSYNAGHIPRAWFADLETQLSAPVIKGKTGRHPLPDVLTLSDFLRHCGLNNNSRVVVYDDNNGAMAARLWWLLRFLGLESVAVLNGGYQAWLTIGGEISNELSEPDVPGDFEPRPDFDMLMTTNDVESSLHSQSLCLVDARAAIRFRGEQEPIDPVAGHIPGALNYPFEGNLREDGRFKSMESLKQRFLPFESEPRAVVCYCGSGVTACHNLLAMELAGLPLGKLYLGSWSEWIVDPSRPLARQ from the coding sequence ATGGTGACGTATCGAAAGGGACTTATCGAAGCATATGATTTGCAGAAGCTGCTCTCAGATCCACAGCTGGTTCTGTTTGATTGTCGAGCCCGCCTTGGGGACGACGACTACGGTCTTTGCTCCTACAACGCCGGGCACATTCCGCGCGCCTGGTTTGCCGATTTGGAGACTCAATTGTCGGCGCCGGTGATAAAAGGAAAAACCGGGCGGCATCCCTTGCCGGACGTGCTGACACTCAGCGATTTTTTACGCCATTGTGGCCTGAATAATAACTCCCGGGTTGTTGTCTATGACGACAACAATGGTGCCATGGCCGCCAGACTGTGGTGGCTGCTTCGCTTTCTGGGTCTTGAATCTGTAGCCGTTCTTAATGGTGGTTATCAAGCCTGGCTTACCATCGGAGGCGAGATTAGTAACGAGCTCTCTGAGCCCGATGTCCCTGGTGATTTTGAGCCACGGCCCGATTTCGATATGTTGATGACAACCAATGATGTCGAGTCGTCACTTCACAGCCAGTCGTTATGCTTGGTCGATGCCAGGGCCGCGATAAGATTCAGAGGTGAGCAGGAGCCGATCGATCCGGTGGCGGGTCATATCCCGGGTGCTCTGAATTACCCTTTTGAGGGAAACCTTCGAGAAGATGGTCGATTCAAGTCGATGGAGAGTTTGAAACAGCGATTTTTGCCCTTTGAATCGGAGCCGAGAGCGGTGGTTTGTTATTGCGGTTCCGGGGTGACGGCTTGTCATAACTTGCTCGCTATGGAACTGGCCGGCCTGCCCCTGGGTAAATTATATCTGGGTTCCTGGAGTGAGTGGATTGTCGATCCTTCACGACCACTTGCGAGACAGTAA
- a CDS encoding HprK-related kinase A, which yields MRVVDLQQNQLEEALRDRGIWLRAWPFLFHIRSSETALASGVAALYANYPVALDGDWADFHLRICAVNGLRKLFRPQVNFYLDRLRPFKPLPRNQSFAFLEWGMNWCVANHLHRYLILHCAVVAKGDDALLLPGASGSGKSTLCAALVARGWRLLSDELALVDPVDQRIQGFVRPISLKNQSIEVIRDFAPNLTLGEVVEDTQKGSVAHARPPDPRLHEGLQSATVRWVLFPHYQSGKATELHEMPKGNAFMQLQEQAFNYQLHGESGFDTLTRLIQPNPCYELHYSNLDEVVQLLDSTLSRAELPGVLP from the coding sequence ATGCGAGTAGTAGACCTCCAGCAGAATCAACTAGAAGAAGCATTACGCGATCGGGGCATCTGGTTGCGGGCTTGGCCTTTCCTATTCCATATTCGTAGTTCTGAGACAGCACTTGCCTCCGGTGTGGCAGCCCTTTATGCCAACTATCCCGTGGCGCTTGATGGCGACTGGGCCGATTTTCATCTGCGTATCTGCGCTGTGAATGGCTTGCGTAAGCTGTTTCGCCCTCAAGTGAATTTTTACCTGGATCGCCTACGTCCCTTTAAACCGTTGCCTCGTAATCAAAGCTTCGCATTTTTAGAATGGGGGATGAACTGGTGTGTTGCGAATCATCTCCATCGGTATTTGATTTTACATTGTGCAGTCGTCGCTAAAGGGGACGATGCCTTGTTATTGCCAGGTGCATCGGGGAGTGGCAAAAGCACCCTCTGTGCAGCGCTAGTAGCGCGAGGCTGGCGCCTTTTATCGGATGAATTGGCCTTAGTTGATCCTGTCGATCAACGGATACAGGGCTTTGTTCGGCCGATCAGTTTGAAAAACCAGTCGATTGAGGTAATCCGCGACTTTGCACCGAACTTAACTTTGGGCGAGGTGGTTGAGGATACTCAGAAAGGCTCAGTTGCTCATGCCCGTCCCCCAGATCCCAGGCTGCATGAGGGACTTCAAAGTGCGACGGTTCGATGGGTGCTTTTCCCCCACTACCAGTCGGGCAAGGCAACCGAATTGCATGAAATGCCAAAGGGCAATGCCTTTATGCAGTTGCAGGAACAGGCATTTAATTATCAACTGCATGGTGAATCGGGTTTTGATACTTTGACTAGGCTTATTCAGCCGAATCCTTGCTATGAGCTGCATTATTCAAATCTGGATGAGGTTGTTCAGCTTCTGGATTCAACGTTAAGCCGTGCTGAATTGCCAGGGGTATTGCCTTGA
- a CDS encoding diguanylate cyclase, whose protein sequence is MLQVLIVEDSPTVLKVMDYLLRQSTKFQPVYAATLAEVEILLEDSSDQFFAAIVDINLPDAPDGQAVDYIRQCDIPTIVLTGRFNEVQREQMLANGVVDYVEKESRFSYEYAIGLLAKLSRNQTMKLMVVDDSSSARLFVKGILRTHLYSVILAESAEQALELLKDHSDLTLMIVDYTMPGMDGCQLVKTIRQNNAYDDLLIIGLSAGEQSLSARFIKAGANDFLKKPFYHEELHCRVMHNIEQRELLIAVRNMANQDYLTGLDNRRYFFDQAQPLYNSACKQQKLISVAMIDIDHFKQVNDTYGHAVGDEVLKSVSGELKRTFSRFIAARMGGEEFCVFMVGLEESKAFRLLDGFRELVSDLGVPTEQGELFVTISCGLSMLPGQSLDGMLQQADENLYRAKEAGRNLVVSD, encoded by the coding sequence ATGTTACAAGTGCTCATTGTTGAAGACAGTCCCACAGTGTTAAAAGTTATGGATTACCTTCTCAGGCAAAGCACGAAATTTCAGCCTGTTTATGCGGCTACCCTCGCTGAAGTTGAAATATTGCTTGAAGACAGTTCAGATCAGTTTTTCGCTGCTATTGTTGATATCAACTTACCGGATGCACCCGATGGCCAGGCCGTAGACTACATACGTCAGTGCGATATACCCACGATTGTGCTTACCGGTCGTTTTAATGAGGTGCAACGTGAGCAGATGCTCGCTAATGGTGTCGTTGACTACGTTGAAAAAGAGAGCCGTTTTTCATACGAGTACGCAATAGGGTTGCTGGCAAAGTTGTCACGAAATCAAACGATGAAGCTGATGGTCGTGGATGATTCCAGTTCCGCTCGCTTGTTTGTGAAAGGGATTCTGCGCACGCATCTTTATTCGGTTATTCTTGCGGAATCCGCTGAGCAGGCACTTGAATTACTCAAGGATCATTCGGATCTCACCTTGATGATCGTTGATTATACTATGCCGGGAATGGATGGTTGTCAGTTGGTGAAAACGATTCGCCAGAATAACGCTTATGATGATCTGTTGATTATTGGCTTGTCTGCAGGTGAGCAATCGCTATCGGCCCGTTTTATCAAGGCTGGTGCCAACGACTTTCTCAAGAAGCCCTTTTATCACGAAGAGTTGCATTGCCGAGTAATGCATAATATCGAACAGAGAGAGTTACTGATAGCAGTGCGTAATATGGCCAATCAGGACTATTTGACCGGGTTGGATAACAGGCGTTACTTTTTTGATCAAGCGCAACCCTTATATAACAGCGCATGCAAGCAGCAGAAATTAATATCTGTTGCAATGATCGATATTGACCACTTTAAGCAGGTTAATGATACCTACGGTCATGCGGTTGGGGATGAAGTACTCAAATCTGTTTCCGGAGAGCTAAAACGTACTTTTTCCCGATTTATAGCCGCAAGAATGGGAGGGGAAGAGTTCTGTGTTTTTATGGTTGGTCTGGAGGAGAGCAAAGCGTTTCGTCTGTTGGATGGCTTTCGCGAGTTGGTTTCGGATCTGGGAGTTCCGACCGAACAAGGTGAACTCTTTGTGACTATCAGTTGTGGGCTGAGCATGCTTCCTGGGCAGTCTCTGGATGGCATGCTTCAACAAGCGGATGAAAACCTTTATCGAGCAAAGGAAGCAGGTCGAAATTTGGTTGTTAGTGATTAG